In Hoplias malabaricus isolate fHopMal1 chromosome 18, fHopMal1.hap1, whole genome shotgun sequence, the genomic window gcttttttttttcatataaaggAATGTTGCAGTTCATCCAGAAGAAGATTCATGATAACTTAGTGGAACGCAGGATTCGCAGGGCGCGGCTCGTGACCAAGGATGGCCACTGTAACATTCAGTTTGGGAATGTTAAATACCGCAGCCATTTTGCTTATCTGATTGACTTCTGGACCACGTTTGTTGAGATCCGATGGCGTTTTGTAATATTCTCCTTTGTTGCTGCTTTCACCGGTAGCTGGTTCATCTTTGGTCTGCTGTGGTACTCGATCGCAAAGAGCAACGGTGACTTGGATGCGCTTGATGGACACACAAAGTGCATAGACAACGTTCACGGGCTCACTACTGCCTTTCTTTACTCTTTAGAGACCCAGACCACCATCGGGTACGGTGGGCGAGCTCTGACAGGACACTGTGTAGGAACCGTGGTCCTCCTTGTAGTCCAGTCGCTCATGGGCGCCATCATAAACTGCTTCATGTGTGGCCTGATTTTGGCTAAAATATCTCTGCCCAAGAAGCGAGCCAAAACGATCACCTTCAGCGACACGGCAGTCATCTGCCTGAAGAAAGGAAGCTTGTGTCTGCAGATCCGAGTGGCCAACCTTAGGAAGACTCTTCTCATTGGGAGCCAGATCTACGGCAAGCTCCTGAGGACCACCATCACCCCGGAAGGAGAGCCTATCATCCTGGACCAGCTCAACATTGACTTTCTGGTAGATGCTGGTAAGGACAACCTCTTCTTTGTCTGCCCTTTGACACTATACCACGTGATCGACAGCTCCAGTCCCTTTGCTGAAATGGCAGCAGACACCCTCCAGCAACAGGAGTTCGAGCTGGTGGTCTTTCTGGACGGAGTGGCCGAGTCCACCAGCTCGTCCTGCCAGGTTCGCACCTCCTTCATCCCACGTGAGATCCAGTGGGGCTACAGCTTCCTGCCGGTCGTCTCCCGCACCAAAGGGGGCAAGTACAGAGTGGACTTCTCCAACTTCTCAAAGACGGTACCCGTGGCCACCCCGCATTGtgcctgctgctttctgaacgAGTACAACAGCAACCTCATTCTGCACCGGCACGGGCCAAAAGGCATCGACAACCCTGGATTTGACATTGCTTCCATCAGCATCGAGGACTCCGTGGATAATACGCCGATGTGACGTGGTACAAAAGAGGCTAACAGTTTGGGTACACCTGGTCCAATGACATTTTGGACGCAGAGACCATACCGTATTGCACATTGTGTTGCAAAATGACTCTTTATATACTTGATATCCCCAAAAATATTCCCCAGAACAGCTGTAGTGTTTCAAGATTTCCTCCCACCTTCAAATGACATCATCAGAAGGTGGGTTGTTAAGATGAGaaagt contains:
- the kcnj1b gene encoding ATP-sensitive inward rectifier potassium channel 1b, translating into MTSISIHDDIINCHLFCFFFSYKGMLQFIQKKIHDNLVERRIRRARLVTKDGHCNIQFGNVKYRSHFAYLIDFWTTFVEIRWRFVIFSFVAAFTGSWFIFGLLWYSIAKSNGDLDALDGHTKCIDNVHGLTTAFLYSLETQTTIGYGGRALTGHCVGTVVLLVVQSLMGAIINCFMCGLILAKISLPKKRAKTITFSDTAVICLKKGSLCLQIRVANLRKTLLIGSQIYGKLLRTTITPEGEPIILDQLNIDFLVDAGKDNLFFVCPLTLYHVIDSSSPFAEMAADTLQQQEFELVVFLDGVAESTSSSCQVRTSFIPREIQWGYSFLPVVSRTKGGKYRVDFSNFSKTVPVATPHCACCFLNEYNSNLILHRHGPKGIDNPGFDIASISIEDSVDNTPM